The following proteins are co-located in the Nonlabens ponticola genome:
- the smpB gene encoding SsrA-binding protein SmpB, producing the protein MDLKNNVRIKNRKARFEYEILDKYTAGIVLGGTEIKAIRLGKASIAEAFCEFQDGELWIINMTIQEYSHATHYNHAPKAPRKLLLNKRELKKLEKDVANSGNTIIPLVMFISDRGLAKVQIALAKGKKLFDKRETIKNRDNKKRLDQIKKTYNA; encoded by the coding sequence ATGGATTTAAAGAACAATGTAAGAATCAAGAACCGTAAGGCTCGATTTGAATATGAGATACTGGATAAGTACACGGCTGGCATCGTGCTAGGTGGTACCGAGATTAAGGCCATACGTTTAGGAAAAGCCAGTATTGCCGAGGCGTTTTGCGAATTCCAAGATGGCGAGTTATGGATCATCAACATGACCATACAAGAATATTCTCACGCGACCCATTACAACCATGCGCCCAAAGCGCCACGTAAACTCTTACTCAACAAACGCGAACTTAAAAAGCTAGAAAAAGACGTAGCCAACTCTGGTAATACTATAATACCGCTGGTCATGTTCATTAGCGATCGTGGCCTTGCCAAGGTTCAAATAGCACTTGCTAAGGGTAAAAAATTGTTTGACAAACGTGAAACGATCAAGAATCGCGATAACAAAAAACGTCTTGATCAAATCAAAAAAACTTATAACGCCTAG
- a CDS encoding DUF6503 family protein gives MQKALLSLLLLVFITIASCNQDHINPATIVEETMMAHGTDVMDNATVDFNFRGIDYSVSRSNGYFEYSRSFNQAGNKVVDRLTNDGFTRSINDSIVQLPDSLSSRYRSSLNSVVYFAQLPYGLDNPAVNLEYLGTDSIKQNKYHEIKVTFDETGGGEDHEDEFLYWINVQDSLIDYLAYSYCEEDCGLRFRESINRKNIKGIVIQDYNNYNPEQEAAELEDLDRLFEKDQLNLLSTIRTEFPEVSLNDEVADL, from the coding sequence ATGCAAAAAGCCCTTTTATCACTCCTATTATTAGTATTTATAACGATTGCCAGCTGTAATCAGGATCACATCAATCCTGCGACCATTGTCGAGGAAACAATGATGGCACACGGCACTGATGTCATGGATAATGCTACTGTTGATTTTAATTTTAGAGGTATCGACTATAGCGTGAGTCGTAGTAATGGTTATTTTGAGTACTCGCGCAGTTTTAATCAAGCAGGTAACAAGGTCGTGGATCGATTGACCAACGATGGTTTTACCAGGAGCATCAACGATAGCATTGTGCAATTGCCAGATTCTTTATCCAGCCGATATCGATCTAGCCTTAACAGCGTTGTATATTTCGCTCAGTTACCATACGGTCTGGACAATCCAGCAGTAAATCTTGAATATCTAGGAACTGACAGCATCAAGCAAAACAAGTATCACGAGATCAAGGTTACTTTTGATGAGACTGGTGGTGGCGAGGATCACGAGGATGAATTCTTGTACTGGATCAACGTGCAGGATTCCCTAATAGATTATTTAGCATATTCCTATTGCGAGGAAGATTGTGGATTACGCTTTCGCGAAAGCATAAACCGCAAAAACATAAAAGGAATCGTAATACAGGATTACAACAATTATAATCCAGAACAAGAGGCTGCAGAACTCGAGGATCTTGATCGTCTTTTTGAAAAAGACCAGCTCAATTTACTGAGCACCATACGTACAGAATTTCCAGAAGTAAGCCTCAATGACGAGGTCGCAGATCTATGA
- a CDS encoding histidine kinase — translation MNTKSFYRLLLIGAIIALVITASTLLLNKASVSIPMLAESFAINFLFAFTLTLVNETYFSYLTTIFPWTTAAVKRLLVGILGSCVLTMIALFLVRVFVAIVIYGRTLDNFIESERMQFYIIGVIFTLVISVIFHAIYFYKELQQAKIQEQKVIAGSATAQFDALKNQLDPHFLFNSLNVLVSLIEENQDAAVKFTTSLSKVYRYVLEQRGKQLVSVQEELEFARLYVQLLKMRFEDSLIVDIADSSVLPDQYIVPLSLQLLIENAVKHNVVSSSQPLHLSIHPAGDKLVVSNTLSPKKVLSTTTGVGLQNIASRYGLISTQQMSVLKSETHFNVQLPMLPLNPELPKTKAMEIQLEDQKLVNAREKVKNMKEFYDELVRFIFIIAFLGLLNYFTSDFPWVIFPAIGMSIGLFFKYMKNFDRHILLGKNWEEQKINKYMNDSNF, via the coding sequence ATGAATACAAAAAGCTTTTATCGGTTATTACTCATCGGCGCCATTATTGCCCTTGTTATTACGGCTAGTACGTTGCTTTTAAATAAGGCGAGTGTAAGCATCCCGATGCTTGCAGAATCTTTTGCGATAAACTTCTTGTTTGCCTTTACGCTCACGCTGGTCAATGAGACCTATTTTTCTTATCTCACGACCATATTTCCGTGGACAACCGCAGCGGTAAAAAGATTGCTGGTCGGGATTTTGGGATCTTGTGTCTTGACTATGATCGCGCTTTTTTTGGTTCGTGTATTTGTAGCCATCGTTATCTATGGTAGAACACTAGATAATTTCATCGAGAGTGAGCGCATGCAGTTCTACATTATTGGTGTCATTTTCACGTTGGTCATTTCTGTAATCTTCCATGCAATTTACTTTTATAAGGAGTTGCAGCAGGCTAAAATACAGGAGCAAAAAGTCATCGCAGGATCTGCCACCGCACAGTTTGATGCTCTTAAAAATCAGCTGGATCCGCATTTTTTGTTTAATAGCTTGAATGTACTTGTTTCTTTAATTGAAGAAAATCAGGACGCTGCTGTCAAATTCACAACCTCACTATCCAAGGTTTACCGTTATGTACTAGAACAACGTGGAAAGCAGCTGGTATCAGTACAAGAAGAGCTTGAGTTTGCTAGACTCTATGTGCAATTGCTCAAGATGCGATTTGAGGATAGTCTTATCGTTGATATTGCGGATTCATCTGTCTTACCAGATCAATATATCGTGCCGTTGTCTTTACAACTACTCATTGAGAATGCCGTAAAGCACAATGTTGTAAGCAGCTCACAGCCACTGCACCTGTCAATCCATCCAGCTGGTGATAAGCTAGTCGTATCAAATACCTTATCGCCTAAAAAGGTTTTATCTACTACCACAGGTGTTGGTTTACAAAACATTGCCAGTAGGTATGGTTTGATTTCTACCCAACAGATGAGCGTCTTGAAAAGTGAAACACATTTTAACGTGCAGCTACCCATGTTGCCTCTTAATCCTGAACTACCTAAAACTAAAGCTATGGAAATTCAATTAGAAGATCAAAAACTAGTCAATGCTCGCGAGAAAGTCAAGAACATGAAAGAATTTTATGATGAGCTCGTGCGATTCATATTCATTATTGCCTTCTTAGGATTACTTAACTATTTCACGAGTGATTTTCCTTGGGTGATTTTCCCTGCGATAGGGATGAGTATAGGATTATTTTTCAAATACATGAAAAACTTTGACCGTCACATCTTGCTGGGCAAAAACTGGGAAGAGCAAAAAATAAATAAATACATGAACGACTCAAATTTTTAA
- a CDS encoding 2TM domain-containing protein, protein MTTTTETYQEKYARAKARVNEIRYFYNHVAVYLLINAALAGLNYWENQFAFPWFLFPLLGWGIGLLSHAVGTFRLNPFVSKEWEERKLREIMEQQDKS, encoded by the coding sequence ATGACAACTACTACAGAGACTTATCAAGAAAAATATGCTAGGGCCAAAGCTCGCGTGAACGAGATCAGGTATTTTTATAACCATGTAGCCGTCTATTTACTTATCAATGCTGCACTTGCAGGGCTTAATTATTGGGAGAATCAATTTGCATTTCCATGGTTCCTATTCCCTTTATTAGGTTGGGGTATAGGTTTATTGAGCCATGCGGTAGGAACCTTTAGGCTCAATCCTTTTGTAAGTAAAGAATGGGAAGAGCGCAAACTGCGTGAGATCATGGAACAACAAGATAAATCCTAA
- a CDS encoding LytR/AlgR family response regulator transcription factor — translation MNVLIIEDEKPAARRLQRMAEKLDLTVAAVLHSVAESIAHLSSQPHPDLIFLDIQLSDGLSFEIFEQVSVKSSIIFTTAYDEYALQAFKLNSIDYLLKPIDQDELVTAVDKFKSRFRESGTNPNTLPASIMQQMAQMLSNPAGQQYRDRFTARVGEHIKIFAVDEVQLFFSENKGTYLNVANGRNYLLDYKMEEMEQLLDPNKFHRISRQAIVHVNAINDIIAYTNSRLKVKIDSFKTYDLIVSRERVKDFKKWLER, via the coding sequence ATCAATGTCCTTATTATAGAAGATGAAAAGCCAGCGGCAAGACGATTGCAGCGCATGGCAGAAAAGCTAGATCTTACCGTCGCTGCGGTATTACACAGCGTGGCAGAATCTATTGCCCATCTATCATCACAGCCGCATCCAGATCTCATATTTCTGGATATACAATTAAGTGATGGGCTGTCCTTTGAAATTTTTGAACAGGTAAGCGTCAAGAGTTCTATAATCTTTACCACAGCCTATGATGAATATGCCTTACAAGCCTTCAAACTCAACAGCATTGATTATTTACTCAAACCTATAGATCAAGATGAGCTCGTGACAGCGGTAGATAAATTTAAGTCACGCTTTCGCGAAAGCGGAACAAACCCAAACACCTTACCTGCATCCATCATGCAGCAGATGGCACAAATGCTTTCTAACCCTGCAGGACAACAGTATCGTGATAGATTTACAGCTAGAGTAGGTGAGCATATCAAGATCTTTGCGGTCGATGAAGTGCAATTATTCTTCTCAGAGAATAAAGGCACCTATCTTAATGTTGCAAATGGTCGCAATTACCTGTTGGACTATAAAATGGAAGAAATGGAACAATTGCTGGATCCCAATAAATTCCACCGTATTTCTAGGCAGGCAATAGTTCATGTCAACGCTATCAATGACATCATAGCTTATACCAACTCACGTTTAAAAGTCAAAATAGACTCATTTAAGACTTATGATTTGATTGTAAGTAGAGAGCGTGTAAAGGACTTTAAGAAATGGCTCGAGCGATAA
- a CDS encoding DUF4331 family protein, with product MKKIALWSSIAICAIAGLFIAADHLDAPDVAGTTSDIADFYAFEGQNSDATTFVVTIPASDENSQFDENVLIEINIDNTGLDSGTTGVTEDLVIQALRQGDQMYFFGPYAPGSTGLNSTIDTDEFSASVEIGSTETTGGVSYFAGQRQDAFFFDFEEFNNVIGNAPAEGFGDDGDNLFEDFNVNAIVIEIPNSMLGTAPTHLADQLAAAVGLPAFNLPNAYNVWVETKRR from the coding sequence ATGAAAAAAATTGCCCTATGGTCAAGCATTGCAATCTGCGCTATCGCAGGTCTGTTCATTGCCGCTGATCACCTTGATGCACCAGATGTTGCAGGAACAACATCAGACATCGCAGACTTTTATGCCTTTGAAGGACAAAACTCTGATGCTACAACATTTGTAGTAACTATTCCGGCCTCAGACGAGAATTCTCAATTTGATGAGAACGTTCTTATCGAGATCAACATTGATAATACCGGTCTAGATTCTGGTACTACTGGTGTCACTGAAGATTTAGTAATCCAGGCATTGCGCCAGGGCGACCAGATGTATTTCTTTGGACCATATGCTCCAGGATCAACAGGACTTAACAGTACTATTGATACTGATGAATTTTCTGCTTCTGTAGAAATAGGAAGTACTGAAACTACTGGTGGTGTTAGCTATTTTGCAGGACAACGTCAAGACGCGTTCTTCTTTGATTTTGAAGAGTTTAATAATGTAATTGGTAATGCACCAGCTGAAGGTTTTGGCGATGATGGTGATAACCTTTTTGAAGACTTCAATGTCAATGCAATTGTTATCGAGATTCCTAACTCCATGTTAGGTACTGCACCAACACACCTTGCTGATCAACTTGCTGCTGCAGTAGGTTTACCAGCATTCAATTTACCTAATGCATACAATGTATGGGTAGAAACTAAGCGTCGATAA
- a CDS encoding DUF4331 family protein, with the protein MKLFNIKYAVAALALATITISCDDDDDVTGFPATTDFSGTFVQEDQMGRPGINTVFTPTEDDENEFNVTLPANGIANFQAIFQDRLEAYYDAYGAEYENNILGLDIATLTTVLALDVLQVAPNADTSYFNPNTGVPLTGRRLTDDVIDVSLILLFGGESGARFDGGEGNGDDDDDDDSNNVPNLVSDNVGVEDDAVQNTFPYLTPADF; encoded by the coding sequence ATGAAATTATTTAATATTAAATATGCTGTTGCTGCATTAGCACTAGCAACTATCACAATAAGTTGTGATGATGACGATGATGTAACAGGCTTTCCAGCTACAACTGATTTCTCCGGTACTTTTGTACAAGAAGATCAAATGGGTCGTCCTGGTATCAACACCGTTTTCACTCCAACTGAGGATGATGAGAATGAATTTAATGTAACCTTGCCAGCAAATGGTATCGCTAACTTTCAAGCTATCTTTCAAGATAGACTAGAAGCATACTACGACGCTTATGGTGCGGAATATGAAAACAACATTCTAGGTCTTGACATTGCAACATTGACGACTGTACTTGCACTTGATGTGTTACAAGTTGCTCCTAATGCAGATACTAGTTATTTTAATCCTAACACGGGCGTACCACTTACTGGTAGAAGGCTAACTGACGACGTTATTGACGTTTCTTTGATCCTCCTTTTTGGTGGTGAGAGCGGTGCACGTTTTGACGGTGGTGAAGGTAATGGTGATGACGACGATGATGATGATTCTAACAACGTACCTAACCTTGTTTCAGACAATGTAGGTGTTGAAGATGATGCTGTTCAAAACACATTCCCATACTTGACGCCAGCTGACTTCTAG
- a CDS encoding tetratricopeptide repeat protein yields the protein MKNLIIILILMLFITSCGDRNVDVASSTITAAEDYQEYLENDNTSEIEAFKQEVDFLREVVTEDSTRIVVMSQLAGKLDRLFDLTGEVDYLNESVSFRENVTQKTYIKPENAKRNLAQAYIKQHRFKKADSLMKSFTANYASKESQFVQFDIAMELGEYQTAQLLLDSLRNTGDYNYLIRAAKWNDHDGNLENTINLMEQAKQLADESGSQSRQLWSYSNIADYYGHNGQLEDSYEHYLKTLELDPGNTYALKGISWLVYSNDRDPDQALEILTTLKERHPLPDYNLEMAEVYEYKDASQTADSLRAVFLSQVSDPGYGDMYNAYKIEELIAAGESQQAVDLARLEITNRATPETYDLLGYALLSNDEAAAALENHKKYVIGKTYEPVAQLHTAQILKANNMNEMVEKLKKELLETEYELGPVTYKQIQAL from the coding sequence ATGAAAAACCTAATTATCATTTTGATTTTAATGTTGTTCATCACTAGCTGTGGTGACCGCAATGTTGATGTAGCATCCAGTACCATTACAGCTGCCGAGGATTATCAAGAATACCTGGAGAATGACAATACTAGTGAGATAGAAGCATTTAAGCAAGAGGTTGATTTTCTACGTGAAGTAGTTACAGAGGATAGTACCAGAATTGTAGTAATGAGCCAACTTGCAGGCAAACTAGATCGATTATTTGATCTTACTGGTGAAGTTGATTATTTGAATGAGTCAGTTAGCTTTCGCGAAAACGTAACCCAGAAAACATACATCAAACCAGAGAATGCAAAGCGTAATCTGGCACAAGCATACATAAAGCAACATCGCTTCAAAAAAGCCGATAGCCTGATGAAATCATTTACGGCAAATTATGCCAGTAAGGAAAGTCAGTTTGTCCAATTTGACATCGCCATGGAGTTGGGAGAATATCAAACGGCGCAGTTGCTGCTGGATTCCCTGCGCAATACAGGTGATTATAATTATTTAATTCGTGCTGCCAAATGGAATGATCACGACGGTAATCTGGAAAATACGATTAACCTCATGGAGCAGGCAAAGCAACTAGCTGATGAGAGTGGTAGTCAATCACGACAGTTGTGGAGTTATTCAAACATAGCAGATTATTATGGTCACAATGGCCAGTTAGAGGACTCTTATGAGCATTATTTAAAAACGCTAGAATTAGATCCAGGTAACACCTATGCCTTGAAAGGTATATCGTGGCTGGTTTATTCAAATGATCGCGATCCAGATCAAGCATTAGAAATATTGACAACGCTTAAAGAAAGGCATCCATTACCCGATTACAACCTAGAAATGGCTGAGGTTTATGAATACAAAGATGCCTCGCAAACTGCTGATTCTTTACGCGCTGTATTTCTTTCTCAAGTGAGTGATCCGGGTTATGGAGACATGTATAATGCCTATAAAATTGAGGAATTAATTGCAGCTGGTGAATCACAGCAAGCCGTTGATCTAGCACGTCTTGAAATTACCAATCGCGCTACTCCTGAGACTTATGATTTGTTGGGCTATGCTTTATTATCTAATGATGAGGCTGCTGCAGCTCTTGAAAATCATAAGAAATATGTCATCGGTAAAACATATGAACCGGTAGCGCAATTGCACACGGCTCAGATTTTGAAAGCAAATAACATGAACGAGATGGTAGAGAAACTCAAAAAGGAGCTTCTAGAGACTGAATATGAATTAGGGCCAGTAACCTATAAACAAATACAGGCATTGTAA
- a CDS encoding putative signal transducing protein: MQQEVKLISGSSTTINRIAQLLNEKNIATLIKDHTESARLAGFGAPPNDIELFVAQKDLPQAQKVIEEYRQ; the protein is encoded by the coding sequence ATGCAACAAGAAGTCAAACTCATTTCTGGTAGCTCAACAACTATTAATAGAATAGCCCAGCTTCTCAACGAGAAGAATATCGCTACATTAATTAAAGATCATACTGAATCTGCTCGTCTTGCCGGATTTGGAGCGCCACCTAACGACATTGAGTTATTTGTAGCTCAAAAAGATTTACCGCAAGCTCAAAAAGTCATTGAAGAGTACAGGCAATAA
- a CDS encoding anti-sigma factor — protein MPKFSTQNDGRMMELTVNELIESGELEAYVCGVLPTKRCVEITQMVDQHIEVEEEVIRIENAYQTIARGVAPQLDGITMLENIRAYIKEHSQEHRVALWRQYLGWAAAILLFISAGFLYRSNTNLKEEIRGNVERNEFLDQELQQTEQLALDYQEALDFIKAPETVKVPLAGQAGFESSSAVAFHNPDLNITYIDIANLPAPPENMTYQLWSLTLNPLTPTDLGVLAYQEDAFAVENKFDTQAFGITLEPAGGSQGPTLERLYVLGALPTD, from the coding sequence ATGCCTAAATTCTCTACGCAAAATGATGGTAGGATGATGGAATTGACAGTAAATGAATTAATCGAGAGTGGCGAATTAGAAGCCTATGTTTGTGGTGTTCTACCCACAAAAAGATGCGTGGAAATCACCCAAATGGTTGATCAACACATTGAGGTTGAGGAAGAAGTAATACGCATTGAAAACGCATACCAAACTATCGCCAGAGGTGTAGCACCACAATTGGATGGCATCACCATGCTAGAAAATATTCGCGCGTACATAAAAGAACATTCACAAGAACATCGTGTCGCGCTATGGAGACAATATCTAGGATGGGCAGCTGCGATACTATTGTTTATAAGCGCAGGATTTTTATACAGATCCAACACAAATCTCAAAGAGGAAATACGAGGTAACGTGGAGCGCAATGAGTTCCTAGATCAAGAATTACAGCAAACTGAGCAGCTTGCTCTTGATTATCAAGAAGCTCTGGATTTCATAAAAGCACCAGAAACAGTGAAAGTACCGCTGGCTGGTCAGGCTGGATTTGAGAGCAGCAGCGCCGTCGCCTTCCATAATCCTGACTTGAACATCACCTATATTGATATCGCAAACCTTCCTGCACCACCAGAAAATATGACTTATCAATTATGGTCATTAACGCTGAATCCATTAACACCAACTGACCTAGGTGTGCTGGCTTATCAAGAAGATGCCTTTGCGGTAGAAAACAAGTTTGATACTCAAGCCTTTGGGATTACTCTAGAACCTGCTGGCGGTAGTCAAGGGCCAACTTTGGAAAGGTTGTATGTACTAGGCGCTTTGCCAACTGATTGA
- a CDS encoding RNA polymerase sigma factor, with protein MKSQPDLLINRLQEGSEVAFNRIYDRYKDALYGIIYGIVKEEEVAQEILQDVFVKIWRNRTSYDADAGRFFTWALNISRNASIDYLRSKRHKNKLKNLSTDNFVDIIVSKDNLDEQTDTLFLKEWVQKLEPMCVRIIDIIFFKGFTFKDGAEELGMPSGTLKTRHRKCLNSLRKMMVG; from the coding sequence ATGAAATCCCAACCAGATCTGCTCATCAATAGGCTACAAGAAGGTAGCGAGGTAGCTTTCAATAGAATTTATGACCGTTACAAGGATGCGCTTTATGGCATTATTTACGGTATTGTAAAGGAAGAAGAAGTCGCTCAAGAAATACTTCAAGATGTTTTTGTCAAAATATGGCGCAATAGAACATCCTACGATGCCGATGCTGGTAGATTTTTCACCTGGGCACTCAACATATCTCGCAATGCATCAATCGATTATCTGCGCAGTAAACGTCATAAAAACAAATTAAAGAACTTAAGCACAGATAATTTCGTAGATATTATTGTAAGTAAAGATAATCTGGATGAACAGACAGACACCCTATTCTTAAAGGAATGGGTGCAGAAATTAGAACCAATGTGTGTAAGAATTATTGATATTATTTTCTTTAAAGGTTTCACTTTTAAAGACGGCGCTGAGGAATTAGGAATGCCGTCGGGAACGCTTAAAACACGTCACCGTAAATGCCTAAATTCTCTACGCAAAATGATGGTAGGATGA
- a CDS encoding superoxide dismutase family protein, translating into MKKLNIALLALALTLSIASCKENKEEENMDSNNTDMEMEDSSNEDENMDEPKTVNVPMGSKSGSDVTGSIIFTEKGDEVEMVVELVGLEEGSHAIHLHQNGDCSADDASSAGGHWNPTSEDHGSWGDNQHHKGDIGNLQADAEGNASLVFSTDKWCIGCDDENKNIVGKGVIVHAKADDFTSQPSGAAGARVACGVVE; encoded by the coding sequence ATGAAAAAATTAAACATCGCCTTATTGGCACTAGCACTAACATTAAGCATAGCTTCTTGTAAAGAAAACAAGGAAGAAGAAAACATGGACAGCAACAATACTGACATGGAAATGGAGGACAGTAGTAATGAAGATGAAAATATGGATGAACCTAAAACAGTAAACGTCCCAATGGGATCAAAAAGCGGTAGTGACGTGACTGGCTCTATCATTTTTACCGAAAAAGGTGATGAAGTAGAAATGGTAGTTGAACTAGTAGGTCTTGAAGAAGGATCGCACGCCATCCATTTACACCAGAATGGTGATTGTAGTGCCGATGATGCTTCAAGCGCTGGTGGACACTGGAATCCAACGTCTGAAGATCATGGATCATGGGGCGATAATCAGCACCATAAAGGGGACATAGGAAATCTACAAGCAGATGCTGAAGGTAATGCATCGCTCGTCTTCTCTACTGACAAGTGGTGTATAGGATGTGATGATGAAAATAAAAACATTGTTGGCAAAGGAGTTATCGTTCATGCAAAAGCCGATGACTTTACATCACAGCCTAGTGGCGCCGCTGGTGCTCGTGTTGCTTGTGGCGTTGTCGAGTAA
- a CDS encoding DUF1905 domain-containing protein, producing the protein MIFEFETQLSTDGWMGALPIPEDIADQLTVSKIKRVVATVTSGKNEITLYAGVIKKKGMFYLMCSKANKKLLNIDQGDEVHVSMHEDTSKYQAPMTEELEAVLLSDHEAYELFEKLLPGKQRNIIFMVYGVKDSQKRVDIALNAMENLKIGNNNPMKFEKLYP; encoded by the coding sequence ATGATTTTTGAATTTGAAACGCAGTTGAGTACCGATGGCTGGATGGGCGCCTTGCCAATACCTGAAGATATAGCAGACCAACTAACTGTATCCAAAATTAAAAGAGTCGTTGCCACTGTTACTTCTGGTAAAAACGAAATTACTCTTTATGCTGGTGTCATAAAGAAGAAAGGAATGTTTTACTTGATGTGTTCTAAGGCTAACAAGAAACTCCTCAATATAGATCAAGGCGACGAGGTTCATGTAAGCATGCATGAAGATACTAGCAAATATCAAGCTCCCATGACCGAAGAGCTGGAAGCCGTTTTATTGAGCGATCATGAAGCCTACGAACTCTTTGAAAAACTATTGCCAGGCAAACAGCGTAACATCATATTCATGGTGTACGGTGTCAAGGATTCACAAAAACGTGTTGACATCGCACTTAATGCCATGGAAAATCTCAAGATAGGAAATAACAACCCTATGAAATTTGAGAAATTATATCCTTGA
- a CDS encoding bifunctional alpha/beta hydrolase/OsmC family protein, whose product MNFEKIEFTNQAGYQLSGRLELPADRHPHNYAVFAHCFTCSKNFSATRNISRALTTAGYGVLRFDFTGLGDSEGDFGDTNFSGNVDDLLAAIDHLAQHYKAPSLLIGHSLGGAAVVYASAKAKSIKALATIGAPSDTDHVKHLFGDQIKAIEANGEAVVQLSGRPFRIKKQFLRDINEQMVIKTLKELRKPLLICHSPQDDTVSINHAEKLYHAAIHPKSFVSLDGADHLLTNKNDSKYVGEVIAGWASRYVEIPEEDSIDTNHHVVASLDQESMFTTQMKAGRHYFIADEPESVQGNDFGPTPYELMSSALASCTVMTVQMYARRKEWPLDNIECHVNYDKQHAADCANCEDEKSKIDTFTREIKFTGDLDEKQLEKLLQIADKCPVHRTMHSQTQIITNVVE is encoded by the coding sequence ATGAATTTTGAAAAAATAGAGTTTACTAATCAAGCAGGCTATCAATTGAGTGGCAGGCTCGAATTACCGGCAGATAGGCATCCACATAATTATGCGGTGTTTGCTCATTGTTTTACCTGCAGTAAAAACTTTAGTGCTACACGCAATATCTCACGTGCCCTAACGACGGCTGGTTATGGTGTATTGCGATTTGATTTTACAGGCTTGGGCGATTCCGAGGGCGATTTTGGTGATACCAATTTCTCTGGAAACGTTGACGATCTGCTTGCAGCGATCGACCATCTGGCACAGCACTACAAAGCTCCTAGCCTACTGATAGGTCATTCTTTGGGCGGTGCTGCTGTGGTTTATGCTTCCGCGAAAGCGAAATCCATTAAAGCCCTTGCAACAATCGGAGCTCCTAGTGATACTGATCATGTGAAGCATCTTTTTGGCGATCAAATTAAAGCTATTGAAGCAAATGGTGAAGCCGTAGTACAGTTGAGCGGTAGACCGTTTAGGATTAAAAAGCAATTCTTGCGTGATATCAATGAGCAAATGGTCATCAAAACGCTGAAAGAATTGCGCAAGCCTTTACTCATTTGCCATTCACCACAGGATGATACGGTAAGTATTAATCATGCAGAAAAGCTGTATCATGCGGCAATCCATCCTAAGAGTTTTGTGAGTTTGGATGGAGCAGATCATTTGTTGACCAACAAAAATGATTCTAAGTATGTAGGTGAGGTCATTGCTGGATGGGCTTCCAGATATGTAGAAATACCAGAGGAAGATTCTATCGATACTAATCATCACGTAGTCGCCAGTCTTGATCAAGAAAGTATGTTTACCACACAGATGAAAGCTGGAAGACATTATTTTATAGCTGATGAACCAGAAAGTGTGCAGGGAAATGATTTTGGCCCAACGCCTTATGAACTCATGTCTAGCGCACTAGCGTCCTGTACAGTAATGACCGTACAGATGTACGCGCGGCGCAAGGAATGGCCACTAGACAATATTGAATGTCACGTGAATTATGACAAACAACACGCCGCCGACTGTGCAAACTGCGAAGACGAGAAATCAAAAATTGATACGTTTACGAGAGAAATTAAATTCACGGGCGACTTAGATGAAAAACAGTTAGAGAAATTACTACAAATTGCCGATAAGTGTCCCGTACATCGTACCATGCATTCCCAAACGCAGATTATAACTAATGTAGTAGAATGA